A genomic region of Bernardetia sp. ABR2-2B contains the following coding sequences:
- a CDS encoding CocE/NonD family hydrolase, whose product MYYKNLLLALSFFIISTISFAQTTQGLEYLIERKDFQTKLLHEGKAPQPYEKFDENREDIILVNYESDGKKLKGLVETSNIEKDKKKPVLVYLHGGFALGYQDILDCQPFIDAGFIVFAPTYRGENGNDGNFEFFLGEVDDAKAAINWVAKQEYANADSVFVFGHSIGGTISSLLSLHVDVPINLSASNAGFYTIGDLESFEKEGVKTFDYSDEKESTFRIPYMAFHYMQRNHTVYMGEDDNFDYWSTNIKKMYEQADVVTLLEMKKVKGNHFTSLKPSMELFIEKIKIGEENKNSDEAKEEKVVVDDNFVEGVQLYQKAKTFYDDENFQEAIPYLEEAAKKGHEGAQFDLGYLYKEGKGTKRDNEKSLFWFKEAAKQENAMAQMAVASIYLIDKNYNEGFKWTKLAAQQGVVEAQYYVGMMYLEGKGTTKNYTEAIKWHKEAIKNNHVEAMFSLGVLYAQGIGVKKNKDEAFRLMNTAYKINPNIPEHAYYLGVMYMYGDGVERNPDTAISLMQKAARKGFKPAQEHLKDIDKTW is encoded by the coding sequence ATGTATTACAAAAATTTACTACTTGCTCTTTCTTTTTTTATTATTTCAACAATCTCTTTTGCTCAAACTACACAAGGTTTAGAGTATTTAATTGAACGAAAAGACTTTCAAACCAAACTTTTGCACGAAGGTAAAGCTCCTCAGCCTTATGAAAAGTTTGATGAAAATAGAGAAGATATAATTCTTGTAAATTATGAATCTGACGGTAAAAAATTAAAAGGATTAGTAGAAACAAGTAATATAGAAAAAGATAAGAAAAAGCCTGTTTTAGTTTATTTACATGGTGGTTTTGCATTGGGTTATCAAGATATTTTGGATTGTCAGCCATTTATAGATGCTGGTTTTATTGTTTTTGCTCCTACATATAGAGGCGAAAACGGCAATGATGGAAATTTTGAGTTCTTTTTGGGAGAAGTGGATGATGCCAAAGCTGCCATAAATTGGGTTGCAAAACAAGAGTATGCAAATGCTGATAGTGTTTTTGTTTTTGGACATAGCATAGGAGGAACAATTTCATCTTTGCTTTCTTTGCACGTTGATGTTCCTATAAATTTGAGTGCAAGTAATGCTGGTTTTTATACTATTGGAGATTTAGAAAGTTTTGAGAAAGAAGGTGTCAAAACATTTGATTATTCAGATGAAAAAGAATCTACATTCAGAATTCCTTATATGGCTTTTCATTATATGCAAAGAAATCATACTGTTTATATGGGAGAAGACGATAATTTTGATTATTGGAGTACAAACATTAAAAAGATGTATGAACAGGCTGATGTAGTTACTTTATTGGAAATGAAGAAAGTCAAGGGCAATCATTTTACTAGTTTAAAACCTTCTATGGAATTATTTATAGAAAAAATTAAAATAGGAGAAGAAAATAAGAATAGTGATGAAGCAAAAGAGGAAAAGGTAGTAGTTGATGATAATTTTGTAGAAGGAGTACAATTATATCAAAAAGCAAAGACTTTTTATGATGATGAGAATTTTCAAGAAGCGATTCCATATTTAGAAGAAGCTGCTAAAAAAGGACACGAAGGGGCGCAATTTGATTTAGGTTATCTTTATAAAGAAGGCAAGGGAACAAAACGAGACAATGAGAAATCTCTATTTTGGTTTAAAGAAGCTGCAAAGCAGGAAAATGCTATGGCTCAAATGGCTGTCGCTAGTATTTATTTAATAGATAAAAACTACAACGAAGGATTCAAGTGGACTAAATTAGCTGCTCAACAAGGCGTAGTAGAAGCTCAGTATTATGTAGGAATGATGTATTTAGAAGGAAAAGGAACAACAAAAAATTATACAGAAGCTATAAAGTGGCATAAAGAAGCCATCAAAAACAATCACGTAGAAGCTATGTTTAGTTTAGGAGTTTTGTATGCCCAAGGTATAGGAGTGAAAAAAAATAAAGATGAAGCATTTAGGTTGATGAATACAGCATATAAAATAAATCCTAATATTCCAGAACATGCTTACTATTTGGGTGTCATGTATATGTATGGTGATGGCGTAGAGAGAAATCCAGATACAGCTATTTCACTTATGCAAAAGGCTGCAAGAAAGGGATTCAAACCTGCTCAAGAGCATTTAAAAGATATAGATAAAACGTGGTAA
- a CDS encoding glycosyltransferase family 2 protein, whose protein sequence is MRISIITPSYNQVAYLEKTIQSIISQGYDDLEYILIDGGSDDGSLEIIKKYETHFSFWVSEKDEGQSHAINKGFEKATGDIITWINSDDQLTPNTLHKIAAEFENDKNQEIFIVHGKTILFGENMLDKEFGASSTDFLERSLAGLPFPQPSSFFRKELIAKYGNLKKEFHFGMDYEFFVPAFLNEKSVYIDSIFSKYLYHTESKSLTQQSGFARDYAKVFSKILRSFESSQNPKNQEIAKNTLSKFKELDFYTENQSSDDIFEITNSFTETQLHLAFCYNLLNQLIFYYEAIETKDKQEQAQSWKQVKKITSYLVKNEPNFVAKNPEIKQVYQRSKFLNPTLMGLLRKMKKVL, encoded by the coding sequence ATGCGCATTTCTATCATTACTCCCTCTTACAATCAAGTTGCTTATCTTGAAAAAACTATTCAATCTATTATTTCACAAGGATATGATGATTTAGAATATATTTTGATAGATGGAGGAAGTGATGATGGTTCTTTGGAGATTATCAAAAAATATGAAACTCATTTTTCTTTTTGGGTAAGTGAAAAAGACGAAGGACAAAGCCACGCCATTAATAAAGGTTTTGAAAAAGCGACAGGAGATATAATTACGTGGATTAATTCGGACGACCAGCTTACACCAAATACCTTACACAAAATTGCAGCCGAATTTGAAAACGATAAGAATCAAGAAATTTTTATTGTTCATGGAAAGACAATTCTTTTTGGAGAAAATATGCTTGATAAAGAATTTGGAGCTTCTTCAACTGATTTTTTAGAGCGTTCTTTGGCTGGTCTTCCTTTTCCTCAACCTTCTTCATTTTTTAGAAAAGAATTGATAGCAAAGTATGGAAACCTAAAAAAAGAATTTCATTTTGGAATGGATTATGAGTTTTTTGTTCCTGCTTTTCTAAATGAAAAAAGCGTTTATATAGATAGTATTTTTTCAAAATATCTCTATCATACAGAAAGTAAAAGTCTGACCCAACAAAGTGGTTTTGCTCGGGATTATGCAAAAGTTTTTAGTAAAATTTTACGCTCTTTTGAAAGCAGTCAGAATCCTAAAAATCAAGAAATTGCAAAAAACACACTTTCAAAATTCAAGGAATTAGATTTTTATACAGAAAATCAAAGTTCTGATGATATTTTTGAAATAACTAATTCTTTTACAGAAACTCAACTTCACCTAGCTTTTTGTTATAATCTTCTGAATCAACTTATTTTTTATTATGAAGCCATCGAAACAAAAGACAAACAAGAACAGGCTCAAAGTTGGAAACAAGTAAAGAAAATAACTTCTTATTTAGTCAAAAATGAACCTAATTTTGTTGCTAAAAATCCTGAAATAAAACAAGTTTATCAGCGAAGTAAATTTTTAAACCCTACACTTATGGGATTATTAAGGAAAATGAAAAAGGTTTTATAG
- a CDS encoding SUMF1/EgtB/PvdO family nonheme iron enzyme, with product MRQAIYKKQFRVTFLLLVSSFLLLFLIESSFANNVKIENLVITENNFLECTVKWENSWFFNKELTIASENQNSNQKKNFIFRDGVWCFLKIRTNDYTWKHIYLSENEIFINQNTTQILDTELETVSDKGGFFLKSIIKEEKNGISQTSISVKLPNEIKNQFGVYDVALYAVEMVWIDEGSFFVGDGVHSQNGLRKATQHNDSTEVKPFLIHSENEILVGTNEGNLYGNNGQEEFPQSIIPTNFPKGYDGFWIMKYEINQNQYTDFLNTLTFKQQLNRTANSPESDVATSALITSSNPLRNSIFIKEKGNKNLHIPATYEVREGKYRACNWLNAEDIAAFLDWAALRPITELEFEKAARGITIPIKGEFSWGTPYIIDANTVQEDGTENETVSELANIADSAGLASYNSGIEINQLNGVLRNGFAAKGSDFSTYDFELRLQAGASFWGVMELSGNVWEYCVKINNQNSLSFERNQLGNGFLDENGNADLFSFDVSDGFIVRGGAWDSVTYAVGDFRDLSVSARYYATLSNQNRRGTTGGRGGR from the coding sequence ATGAGACAAGCAATTTATAAAAAGCAATTTAGAGTAACTTTTCTACTATTAGTCAGTAGTTTTTTACTTCTATTTTTGATTGAAAGCAGTTTTGCAAATAATGTAAAAATAGAAAATTTAGTCATTACAGAAAATAACTTTTTAGAGTGTACGGTAAAATGGGAAAACAGTTGGTTTTTTAACAAAGAACTTACCATTGCCTCTGAAAATCAGAATTCTAATCAAAAGAAGAATTTCATTTTTAGAGATGGTGTTTGGTGTTTTTTGAAGATACGAACAAATGATTATACTTGGAAACATATTTATTTATCAGAAAATGAAATTTTTATCAATCAGAATACAACTCAAATTCTAGATACAGAACTAGAAACAGTTAGTGATAAAGGAGGTTTTTTCTTGAAGTCAATTATAAAAGAAGAAAAAAACGGAATTTCTCAAACATCTATTTCCGTAAAATTACCTAATGAAATAAAAAATCAATTTGGCGTTTATGATGTTGCGCTTTATGCTGTTGAAATGGTTTGGATAGATGAAGGAAGTTTTTTTGTTGGTGATGGCGTTCATTCACAAAATGGGCTTCGAAAAGCAACACAACACAATGACAGTACAGAAGTAAAACCATTTTTGATACACTCTGAAAATGAAATTTTGGTAGGAACAAATGAAGGCAACCTGTATGGAAATAATGGACAAGAAGAGTTTCCACAATCAATTATTCCTACTAACTTCCCAAAGGGTTATGATGGTTTTTGGATAATGAAATATGAAATTAATCAAAATCAATATACAGATTTTCTCAATACTTTGACCTTTAAACAGCAGCTGAATAGAACAGCAAATTCTCCAGAAAGTGATGTTGCTACTTCTGCTTTAATAACTTCTTCAAATCCTCTTCGTAATTCTATTTTTATAAAAGAAAAAGGCAACAAAAATTTACATATTCCTGCAACTTATGAAGTCAGAGAGGGAAAATACAGAGCTTGTAATTGGCTCAATGCAGAAGATATAGCTGCTTTTTTGGATTGGGCAGCACTCCGACCAATAACCGAATTAGAATTTGAGAAAGCTGCAAGAGGAATAACAATTCCCATAAAAGGAGAGTTTTCTTGGGGAACGCCTTATATTATTGATGCAAATACAGTTCAAGAGGATGGAACAGAAAACGAAACGGTTTCGGAACTAGCAAATATTGCAGATTCGGCAGGACTTGCATCTTACAATTCTGGAATAGAAATCAATCAATTAAATGGAGTTTTGAGAAATGGTTTTGCTGCAAAAGGTTCAGATTTTTCTACTTACGATTTTGAGTTACGTTTACAAGCAGGTGCAAGTTTTTGGGGAGTGATGGAACTAAGTGGAAATGTTTGGGAATATTGTGTCAAAATAAATAATCAAAATTCATTATCTTTTGAAAGAAATCAACTAGGAAATGGTTTTTTAGATGAGAATGGAAACGCTGATTTGTTCTCCTTTGATGTTTCAGATGGTTTTATCGTTCGTGGTGGTGCGTGGGATAGCGTAACTTATGCAGTTGGAGATTTTAGAGATTTATCCGTTTCGGCTCGTTATTATGCTACACTTAGCAATCAAAATCGCCGTGGAACTACTGGAGGAAGAGGAGGAAGATAA
- a CDS encoding DUF1573 domain-containing protein yields the protein MKITKYSLASIAFSFCLFLFLSASSMAQGVFQFDVESFDFSTVEEGDKAEKTFTFKNTGNQPIILSNVRASCGCTTPNWTREPVMPGQSGKIEVSYNSAGRPGAFNKTITITSNATEATKVLTIRGNVVSDPANDPKMTVERTTVALGKIKKGEAVTYKISFKNDGKKQLQVHNLTSKCNCVKLAGRATANAGETKELEIVITPTQTGEFEDDIVIYTNSRSQGKTTIKLTGTVVEGSSSSVLRNENSGF from the coding sequence ATGAAAATCACAAAATACTCTCTTGCATCTATCGCTTTTAGCTTTTGTTTATTCTTATTTTTATCAGCAAGTTCAATGGCGCAAGGCGTTTTTCAATTTGATGTAGAATCTTTTGATTTCTCAACTGTTGAGGAAGGAGACAAAGCTGAAAAAACATTTACTTTCAAAAATACAGGAAATCAGCCAATTATTTTGAGTAATGTACGTGCTTCTTGTGGCTGTACTACTCCAAACTGGACTCGTGAGCCTGTTATGCCAGGGCAGAGTGGAAAAATTGAGGTAAGTTATAATTCTGCTGGTCGTCCAGGTGCTTTTAATAAAACAATTACTATTACTTCGAATGCAACAGAAGCTACAAAAGTTTTGACAATTCGTGGAAATGTAGTAAGCGACCCAGCAAATGACCCAAAAATGACAGTAGAGCGTACTACGGTAGCTTTAGGCAAAATCAAAAAAGGAGAAGCTGTTACTTACAAAATTTCTTTCAAAAATGATGGAAAAAAACAACTTCAAGTTCATAACCTTACTAGCAAGTGTAATTGTGTGAAATTAGCAGGTAGAGCTACTGCAAATGCAGGTGAAACAAAAGAATTAGAAATCGTAATTACTCCAACTCAAACAGGAGAGTTTGAAGACGATATCGTAATTTATACAAATAGCCGTTCTCAAGGAAAAACGACTATCAAACTTACAGGAACAGTAGTAGAAGGTTCTTCTAGCAGTGTTCTTCGTAATGAAAACTCTGGATTCTAA
- a CDS encoding dihydrofolate reductase, protein MKISIITARTKNGVIGSNSSLPWKMPSDMRFFKQTTIGHHVLVGRKTYESFNVQLVERPSLILTTKSEYKPTYKEDQTINSLEEGIKKAKEQNETELFVIGGGEIYKQALEKNLVTHMYITEIDAVVEGDTFFPEFDKSEWNIIRNDSFAAGEKNDYDYSFVLYEKK, encoded by the coding sequence ATGAAAATCAGTATTATTACAGCTCGTACGAAAAATGGTGTTATAGGTTCAAATAGCTCTCTCCCTTGGAAAATGCCTTCTGATATGCGTTTTTTCAAACAAACAACTATCGGACATCACGTTTTAGTAGGAAGAAAGACTTATGAATCTTTTAATGTTCAGCTTGTTGAGCGTCCTTCACTTATCTTGACGACAAAATCAGAGTATAAACCAACTTATAAAGAAGACCAAACTATAAATTCATTAGAAGAAGGAATCAAGAAAGCAAAAGAACAAAATGAAACAGAGCTTTTTGTGATTGGAGGAGGGGAAATTTATAAACAAGCCTTAGAAAAAAATCTTGTTACACATATGTATATTACAGAAATTGATGCAGTTGTAGAAGGAGATACTTTTTTTCCAGAGTTTGATAAATCAGAGTGGAATATTATCCGAAACGATAGTTTTGCAGCAGGAGAAAAAAATGACTACGATTATAGTTTCGTTTTGTACGAAAAGAAATAA
- a CDS encoding PIG-L family deacetylase — MSKITFYTAFIALFFLLHFSNSIFAQINPLSAGKALQKIEHLQTTGSILYIAAHPDDENTRLITHFAQEKGYRTAYLSLTRGDGGQNLIGEQVREGLGIIRTNELLAARNTDGGNQFFSRANDFGYSKTPEETFTIWEKEQVLADAVWAIRKFRPDILITRFSPTLGGTHGHHTASAQIAMLAYDAAADPKRFPEQLKYVEVWQPKRIFWNTSEWFFRRNGMQMSEDSTMKIEIGGYDAILGKSYNEIAAQSRSQHKSQGFGSAGFRGQQTEYLQILKGDLPEKNAFKGIITDWSRVKGSKKFVELIQKLKKEYNPAKPQNSFELVVQSYKEVSQLEKSPITENAKKILTELIFTTGGLFAEAITDNSQVANGDSLQLELNLIKRFDVPVIISTIILLAENAKGKTDLKDFYLNAYNQTLKTNEIETFSKTIQLKNIKNSNPYWLNENQTTGMYSVDNQELRGLPSNPANLKLSLTLNVGGKESSIQELTVELPIQHKYTDPVKGEKYAPLLVVPKVTARFLDDVMIFADNKPKKVRLELLSNTDNPVSGFINLIPEKRTNESSAKTDYFDTTPTDIKFSFNKKGQSKIIEIEITPPAKTQNNALLVGLTYQENGSPNKTEFAKSMEKIDYDHIPYQAMFPNAKVRLMRAELEKKGERIGYILGAGDYVPKALEQIGYQVDIIEAKNLGTTDLSVYDAVLTGIRAFNIQEELAIYLPKLHKYVEDGGNLIVQYNTSYRLKAENIGVYPFQISRKRVTEENAPVVFELPNHPVLNTPNKITLLDFEGWTQERGLYFADSWDEHFEAPISSFDTGEEPQKGSILIAKYGKGNFAYTGISWFRQLPEGVTGAYRLLVNLISLEENN, encoded by the coding sequence ATGTCAAAAATTACTTTTTATACAGCTTTTATAGCTCTGTTTTTTCTATTACACTTTTCCAATTCTATTTTTGCTCAAATAAACCCTCTTTCAGCAGGTAAAGCACTTCAAAAAATAGAACATCTTCAAACGACTGGTAGCATTTTGTATATTGCAGCTCACCCAGACGATGAAAATACACGACTTATTACACATTTTGCACAAGAAAAAGGCTATCGAACGGCTTATCTTTCCCTCACTCGTGGCGATGGTGGACAAAATTTAATTGGCGAACAAGTTAGAGAAGGACTTGGTATTATTCGTACTAATGAGCTTTTGGCAGCACGAAATACAGACGGAGGAAATCAATTTTTCTCTCGTGCCAATGATTTTGGTTACTCAAAAACTCCTGAAGAAACTTTTACTATTTGGGAGAAAGAGCAAGTTTTGGCAGATGCTGTTTGGGCAATTCGTAAGTTTAGACCAGATATTCTCATTACTCGTTTTTCGCCCACTTTAGGAGGAACACACGGACATCACACAGCTTCGGCACAGATTGCAATGTTAGCTTATGATGCAGCGGCAGACCCAAAACGTTTTCCAGAACAGCTAAAATATGTAGAAGTTTGGCAACCAAAACGTATTTTTTGGAATACCTCTGAATGGTTTTTCAGAAGAAATGGAATGCAAATGAGTGAAGACAGCACAATGAAAATCGAAATTGGTGGCTATGATGCCATTTTGGGAAAATCATACAATGAAATTGCAGCGCAGAGCCGTTCACAACATAAAAGTCAAGGGTTTGGAAGTGCTGGTTTTAGAGGTCAGCAAACTGAATATTTACAGATTTTGAAAGGAGATTTGCCAGAAAAAAATGCTTTTAAAGGAATAATCACAGATTGGAGTAGAGTAAAAGGAAGTAAAAAATTTGTAGAATTAATTCAAAAACTCAAAAAAGAATATAACCCAGCAAAACCTCAAAATTCGTTTGAATTAGTTGTTCAATCTTATAAGGAAGTAAGTCAATTAGAAAAAAGTCCGATTACAGAAAATGCAAAGAAAATCCTTACCGAGCTTATTTTCACAACAGGAGGACTTTTTGCAGAAGCTATTACAGATAATTCGCAAGTAGCCAATGGAGATTCTCTTCAACTAGAATTAAATCTTATCAAGCGTTTTGATGTACCTGTTATTATTTCAACAATAATTTTGTTGGCTGAAAACGCAAAAGGCAAAACTGATTTAAAAGATTTTTATCTTAATGCCTATAATCAAACGCTCAAAACAAATGAAATTGAGACTTTCTCTAAGACAATTCAATTAAAAAATATAAAAAATTCAAATCCGTATTGGCTCAATGAAAATCAAACGACAGGAATGTACAGCGTTGATAATCAAGAATTAAGAGGTTTACCAAGCAACCCTGCCAATCTTAAATTAAGTTTGACATTGAACGTTGGGGGTAAAGAATCAAGCATTCAAGAATTGACTGTCGAACTGCCAATTCAACACAAATATACCGACCCAGTAAAAGGAGAAAAATATGCGCCTTTGCTCGTCGTACCAAAAGTAACAGCTCGTTTTTTAGATGATGTAATGATTTTTGCAGACAATAAACCAAAGAAAGTTCGTTTAGAATTGCTTTCAAATACTGATAATCCTGTTTCTGGATTTATAAATTTAATTCCTGAAAAAAGAACAAATGAAAGTTCTGCAAAAACAGACTATTTTGATACTACGCCTACTGATATAAAGTTTTCATTTAATAAAAAGGGGCAATCCAAAATCATAGAAATCGAAATAACTCCTCCTGCAAAAACTCAAAATAATGCTTTACTTGTAGGATTAACTTATCAAGAAAATGGTAGTCCCAATAAAACAGAATTTGCTAAATCAATGGAAAAAATTGATTACGACCATATTCCTTATCAAGCGATGTTCCCAAATGCAAAAGTTCGTTTGATGCGTGCCGAATTAGAGAAAAAAGGAGAGCGAATTGGTTATATTTTAGGTGCAGGAGATTATGTTCCGAAGGCTTTGGAGCAAATCGGCTATCAAGTAGATATTATTGAAGCTAAAAATTTGGGAACAACAGATTTATCAGTTTATGATGCCGTCTTGACAGGGATTAGAGCTTTTAATATTCAAGAAGAATTAGCGATTTATCTTCCAAAACTTCATAAATATGTTGAAGATGGAGGAAACTTAATTGTTCAATACAATACTTCTTACCGTTTGAAAGCTGAAAATATTGGTGTTTATCCATTTCAAATTTCAAGAAAAAGAGTTACCGAAGAAAATGCACCAGTTGTTTTTGAACTTCCAAATCATCCAGTTTTGAATACGCCAAACAAAATTACGCTTTTAGATTTTGAAGGTTGGACACAAGAGCGAGGGCTTTATTTTGCTGATTCGTGGGACGAACATTTTGAAGCTCCAATAAGCAGTTTTGATACAGGAGAAGAACCACAAAAGGGAAGTATTTTGATTGCAAAATATGGAAAAGGAAATTTTGCTTACACTGGAATTTCTTGGTTTAGACAGCTTCCAGAAGGAGTAACAGGTGCGTATCGTTTACTTGTCAATCTAATTTCTTTAGAAGAAAATAATTAA
- a CDS encoding TetR/AcrR family transcriptional regulator, with translation MDTRTAILEKNYEAILQKGFQGVRTDKVVADLGITKGAFYHYFPNKNMLGYAVVDEIIYPNFVGVWEDSYQKLIKNKDTHAIDLICQTIEKIASFSTGENISVGCPLNNLIQEMSAIDEGFRQKLAAIIDKQYFFIQAVLEKGKEKQQIKLEVNPNEWSYFIIAGLEGSYTIGKAKNNIEAFQASINSLLMALRSLKNI, from the coding sequence ATGGATACACGAACTGCAATTTTGGAAAAAAACTATGAAGCTATTTTACAAAAAGGCTTTCAAGGAGTTCGTACGGATAAAGTAGTAGCTGATTTAGGAATTACAAAAGGAGCATTTTATCATTACTTTCCTAACAAAAATATGCTAGGTTATGCTGTGGTAGATGAAATCATTTATCCTAATTTTGTTGGAGTATGGGAAGATAGTTATCAAAAATTAATTAAAAATAAAGATACACATGCTATTGATCTGATTTGTCAAACAATAGAAAAAATAGCTTCTTTTTCTACTGGCGAGAATATTTCTGTGGGCTGTCCTTTAAATAATTTGATACAAGAAATGTCTGCTATTGACGAAGGGTTTAGACAAAAATTAGCAGCAATAATAGACAAACAATACTTTTTTATTCAAGCAGTTTTGGAAAAAGGAAAGGAAAAGCAGCAAATAAAACTTGAAGTAAATCCAAATGAATGGAGTTATTTTATTATAGCAGGCTTAGAAGGAAGTTACACCATTGGAAAAGCAAAAAATAATATTGAGGCTTTTCAAGCAAGTATAAACTCATTACTCATGGCTTTAAGGTCATTAAAAAACATATAA
- a CDS encoding NmrA family NAD(P)-binding protein — translation MYVITGATGNTGSEVVNRLLAAGKKVKAISRSEERLQSFVEKGAIPAVGELEDTNFLTKTFEGATAIYAVIPPKWDLQEDWRGFMRRIGNSIVEAIQKSDVKNIVVLSSNGAQLESGAGPVTGLYEFEQRLKQIEGLNITALRAGYFMQNFFGLVPMIENMGLFGYSLKSDIKTPIVHTKDIGEVAVKHLLNLDFKGFNSVFVSGAEDLTMNEVAEILGNEIGKPNLKYMQFSREDAINGMVQNGIPQTIAEGYDELFNALNEGDYLNDYKRTSENTTPTTLKDFAKNEFAHAFKHEA, via the coding sequence ATGTACGTAATCACAGGCGCAACAGGAAACACAGGCAGCGAAGTTGTAAATAGACTTTTAGCAGCAGGGAAAAAAGTAAAAGCAATTAGTAGAAGCGAAGAACGCTTACAATCTTTTGTAGAAAAGGGAGCAATTCCAGCTGTAGGAGAATTAGAAGACACTAATTTTTTAACAAAAACTTTCGAAGGAGCAACAGCTATTTATGCCGTCATTCCTCCAAAATGGGACTTACAAGAAGATTGGAGAGGTTTTATGAGAAGAATTGGAAATTCTATTGTAGAAGCTATTCAAAAGTCAGATGTTAAAAATATTGTTGTTTTAAGTTCGAATGGAGCACAACTTGAAAGTGGAGCAGGTCCTGTTACAGGTTTGTATGAATTTGAACAACGTTTAAAGCAAATAGAAGGACTTAATATAACGGCACTTCGTGCAGGATACTTTATGCAAAACTTTTTTGGCTTAGTTCCAATGATTGAAAATATGGGACTATTTGGATATTCATTAAAAAGTGATATTAAAACTCCTATCGTTCACACTAAAGATATTGGGGAAGTGGCTGTAAAACATCTTTTGAATCTAGATTTTAAAGGTTTTAATTCTGTCTTTGTTTCTGGTGCAGAAGATTTGACTATGAATGAAGTAGCCGAGATTTTGGGAAATGAAATAGGCAAACCAAACTTAAAATATATGCAGTTTTCAAGAGAAGATGCAATAAATGGAATGGTACAAAATGGAATTCCTCAAACGATTGCAGAAGGGTATGATGAGCTTTTTAATGCATTGAATGAAGGTGATTATTTAAATGATTACAAAAGAACTTCTGAAAATACAACACCAACTACTTTAAAAGATTTTGCTAAGAATGAATTTGCACATGCTTTCAAACATGAAGCATAA
- a CDS encoding SUMF1/EgtB/PvdO family nonheme iron enzyme codes for MSIKKVALFILLFSSFACSSPYRAWQKQVNKKVKSHLNEKPNLPTPPNTVWISDNLFMDKTEVVNLSYLEYLHYMGEDSSYQYYQNQIPTNGVWMDKEVPFLDSIKLSLSLGYLEYEGYRFLPVVGVSYQQAKNYCKWRSEIATQNFVSTRDKKYRFEYRLPTEKEWEKAALSFIDTLNQENIKYGFDTSIVPPSAFNLSQVLNKSKGDSTKIPPVVYAYSEPTTLLGLHHTIGNVAEMIEEEGISKGGSWLHVPLQSTINERIRYRYPTSWLGFRCICEVKELEIRN; via the coding sequence ATGTCTATCAAAAAAGTAGCTTTATTTATTCTTCTCTTTTCTTCTTTTGCCTGTTCTTCTCCTTACAGAGCGTGGCAAAAACAAGTGAATAAAAAAGTCAAAAGTCATCTTAATGAAAAACCCAATCTTCCCACACCTCCCAACACAGTTTGGATAAGTGATAATTTGTTTATGGACAAAACAGAAGTTGTAAATCTTTCTTATTTGGAGTATTTACATTATATGGGAGAGGATTCTTCCTATCAATATTATCAAAATCAAATTCCTACCAATGGCGTTTGGATGGATAAAGAAGTTCCTTTTTTAGATTCTATCAAACTTTCGCTTTCACTAGGTTATCTTGAATATGAAGGTTATCGTTTTTTGCCTGTTGTGGGAGTTTCTTATCAACAAGCCAAAAATTATTGTAAATGGAGAAGTGAAATAGCAACACAAAACTTTGTCAGTACAAGAGATAAAAAATACCGTTTTGAATATCGTTTGCCTACCGAAAAAGAATGGGAAAAGGCAGCTTTATCTTTTATTGATACATTAAATCAAGAAAATATAAAATATGGTTTTGATACTTCTATTGTTCCTCCTTCTGCCTTTAATTTGAGTCAAGTTTTGAATAAATCAAAGGGAGATTCTACCAAAATTCCACCAGTAGTTTATGCTTACTCTGAGCCTACAACACTTCTAGGGCTTCATCACACCATCGGAAATGTAGCCGAAATGATAGAAGAAGAAGGTATTTCTAAAGGAGGTTCTTGGCTTCATGTTCCTCTTCAAAGTACGATTAATGAGCGCATTCGATACCGTTATCCTACTTCTTGGTTGGGGTTTAGATGTATTTGTGAAGTAAAAGAATTGGAAATTAGGAATTAG